The following proteins come from a genomic window of Bactrocera dorsalis isolate Fly_Bdor chromosome 6, ASM2337382v1, whole genome shotgun sequence:
- the LOC125779269 gene encoding uncharacterized protein LOC125779269: protein MVKFGELRIQQLKRELEERNLPISGQKADLQARLREAMEADGINVDEFEFDGPGTSTKVNRRKLEEQRTSSSVDTNMLLVAIKQIAENAMQTENRLAQQMTQIAENAENAVQTGNRLAQQMTQIAENTSQLESRLTQQMTENNTQLEKRLVQQITESNTQVQQKVSKLEDELSTLKNDEENFKSEVLHLSNRMRELQLHGPAPSTNNPRLKAPTFDGSIPFQIFKLQFEKTALANNWNAADKVASLFVSLKGPVAEILQTIPDCERDNYEALMSAIERRYGSEHRKQIYQIELQNRGQKMNESLQEFATEIERLAHLANADAPVDYIERVKIQCFINGIRDVDTKRATYALPKRTFAETVSHALTQETASLLSKPAHKVQRVEMEQPALMEEILKTLKTIAAQRVNTTGRCFNCGKAGHFARNCNIKVNPSKRNQPTEHRKRIHHKNADALSRRPCPPERKHCSKSERREGIIDVRLLNIEPEDDWTPHRIRINQLEDPDLAKLVMAKENGVRPPKEQISSESPTAKAYWAQWNSINLVNGYLHRTWESEDGKQSRLLIIVPKSMIPKVLKEYHNEPSGGHLGITKTIEKIKQRFYWIGCRDSIAEWISNCVECMAAKGPKAKSRGRLQQYNVGSPFERVAMDVAGPFPTSTAGNKYLLVVMDYFSKWPEVYALPNQEAKTVAEAFVENWITRFGVPVELHSDQGRNFESSIFQEVCTLLGIHKTRTTALHPQSDGMVERFNRTLEEHLRKIVDKDQRNWDKCIQMFLLAYRSAKHETTGYTPAKIIFGSDLRLPADLKFGTNPTAVRNDGDYCSALKEEMNELHLMVRQHTHLMSNKMKDRFDQAANSKGFEEGDLVLLYNTLRKKGLSPKLQTAWEGPYMVMKRLNDVVYRIQRNGKARCKMKVVHLERLASFGSRGFMPNRDD from the coding sequence atggttaaattcggagaattgagaattcagcaattaaaaagggaactggaggagcgtaatttgccgataagcgggcaaaaggcggatctgcaggcacgactacgtgaagcaatggaagcggatggaattaatgtggacgagttcgaatttgatgggccaggaacttctacaaaggtaaatagaagaaaattagaagaacaacgaacatcatcaagtgtagacactaacatgctattagtggctattaagcaaatagcagaaaatgcaatgcaaacagaaaatcgtctggcacagcaaatgacgcaaatagctgaaaatgcagaaaatgcagtgcaaacaggaaatcgtctggcacagcaaatgacgcaaatagctgaaaatacatcacagttagagtctcgccttacacaacaaatgactgaaaataatacgcagttagaaaagcgtttggtacaacagattacagaaagtaatacacaagtgcaacagaaagtttcaaaattggaagacgaattaagcacgttaaaaaatgacgaagaaaattttaaatcagaagttcttcatttgagtaatcggatgcgagaactgcaactgcatggccctgcaccatcaacaaataatccaagattgaaggcacccacgttcgatggaagtattccatttcaaattttcaaacttcagtttgaaaagacagcattggccaataactggaatgcagcggacaaagtggcgtccttgtttgtatcattgaaaggacctgtggcagaaatccttcagactattccagactgtgaacgggacaactatgaggcattgatgagtgcgatagaaagacgatatggtagtgagcaccggaaacaaatataccagatcgaactgcaaaataggggtcagaagatgaacgagtcattgcaagagttcgcaactgaaatcgaacgactggctcatttggcaaatgcagatgcacctgtggattacattgagagggtaaaaattcaatgtttcataaatggaattcgtgatgtggacaccaaacgcgccacatatgcattgccaaaaagaacgtttgctgaaacggtttcgcacgccctcacacaggaaacagcttccctactaagtaaaccagcacacaaagtacaaagggttgaaatggaacaaccggcgctgatggaagaaatattgaagactctgaagacaattgctgcacagcgagtaaatacaacaggcagatgtttcaactgtggaaaagcgggtcactttgcccgaaattgcaatataaaggtaaacccatcaaaacggaaccaaccaacagaacaccgaaagaggattcaccacaaaaatgcggatgcattatcgcgtcgcccttgtccaccggaacgtaaacattgctccaaatcagagagaagagaaggtataatcgacgtgcgattactgaatatagaacctgaagacgattggactcctcaccgcatcagaatcaatcagctggaggaccctgatcttgcaaagctggtaatggccaaagaaaatggggtacgaccaccaaaggaacaaataagtagcgagagtccaactgcaaaagcatattgggcccaatggaacagcataaacctcgttaatggataccttcatcgtacctgggaaagcgaagatggcaaacagtctcgtctgctgatcatagtaccgaagtccatgatcccgaaagtattgaaagaatatcacaatgaacctagtggagggcaccttggaattacaaaaactatagagaagattaaacaacggttctactggatcggctgtcgagattccatagcagaatggataagtaattgcgtagagtgcatggcagctaaaggtcctaaagccaaaagtcgcggtaggctacaacagtacaacgtgggatcaccatttgaaagagtcgcaatggatgttgcaggtccgtttccaaccagtacggccggaaacaaatatctactggttgtcatggactatttcagtaaatggccagaagtatatgccttaccaaaccaagaagcgaagacagtagccgaagcgtttgtagaaaattggataacaaggttcggagtgcccgtcgaattacactcagatcaaggcaggaatttcgaatcttccattttccaagaagtctgtacattattgggcatccacaagacacggacaacagcgttacatccacaatcagatggaatggtggagagattcaaccgaacgctcgaagaacatctgcggaaaatcgttgataaagatcaacggaattgggacaagtgcatccagatgttcctgctggcgtatcgttcagcgaagcacgagacaactggttacacgccagcaaagattattttcggatctgatctgcgactccctgctgatcttaagtttggaacgaatcctacagctgtaagaaatgatggagattattgttctgccttaaaggaagaaatgaatgaattgcatctaatggtaagacagcatacgcatctgatgagcaataagatgaaggaccggttcgatcaagcggcaaattcaaaag
- the LOC125779410 gene encoding putative nuclease HARBI1 isoform X2, producing the protein MPPDVYNLLLNLISKSLKKPRQRIGPEERLSLVLLYRRVGAEHCMELGKSTVREIILETCEVIWQLLSPIYVSEPTESQYKDIAKDFYNMWNIPNCVGAIDGKHVAIKCPANSNSMFYSYKKFFSIVLMAVCDAKYTFTAVSIGSYGSQSDGGIFRLTPFGHALTQNTLPLPPPVPLSDVSPEPFPYFFVGDAAFPLRNNLMRPFPGANLTHTKRIFNYRLSRVRRVIGNSFGILTAQWRILKTTIECNPENCEKIVLACIALHNFIMLNDHNRWYCPENYVDRVEGHNIVHAGEWRR; encoded by the exons ATGCCGCCGGACGTTTATAATTTGcttctgaatttgatatcgaaATCCTTGAAGAAGCCAAGGCAGCGGATTGGACCCGAAGAAAGGCTCTCGTTGGTATTACT CTATAGGCGTGTCGGTGCAGAGCATTGCATGGAGTTGGGAAAGTCAACAGTACGCGAAATCATATTAGAGACGTGTGAAGTAATCTGGCAGCTACTTTCCCCAATTTATGTAAGCGAGCCAACAGAGTCTCAATACAAGGACATTgcaaaagatttttataatatgtggAACATTCCGAATTGTGTCGGTGCAATTGATGGTAAGCACGTTGCAATTAAGTGCCCGGCCAATTCCAATTCGATGTTTTAcagttataaaaaattctttagcaTCGTTTTGATGGCAGTATGTGATGCGAAATATACGTTCACAGCAGTTAGTATTGGCAGCTATGGAAGTCAAAGTGACGGAG GAATCTTTCGACTTACTCCATTTGGCCATGCATTAACACAAAACACTCTGCCTTTGCCACCACCTGTGCCACTGTCTGACGTGTCACCGGAACCTTTTCCTTACTTTTTCGTTGGAGATGCCGCATTCCCATTACGAAATAATTTAATGCGCCCATTTCCTGGAGCTAATCTAACACACACGAAACGTATTTTCAATTATCGATTGTCACGCGTTCGTAGAGTCATAGGAAATTCCTTTGGTATATTGACTGCTCAGTggagaattttgaaaacaacgATTGAATGTAATccagaaaattgtgaaaaaattgtattggctTGCATAGCcttacacaattttataatGTTGAATGATCACAATCGCTGGTATTGTCCGGAGAACTATGTAGATCGAGTGGAAGGACATAACATTGTTCATGCCGGTGAGTGGCGCCGGTAA